The region GTACACATCCTCTTGGGACCATTGTATTATGCCTTCTGTACATGATCTAGATGTTGGAGAATCTGCGACATGAGTTCCTTCATCTTATCCTGTAAATAAGTTCAAACTTAgcatctatatatttatatcaattACACGAgacaaaattatataaaaaataatttattgtacAAACTTTAAGAAAGCATAATACAACATTTGCACTTACGATTTTTTCCTTGGCCTTATCATTAATGGGTGTGCCATCACTTTTTGTGTGAGTTTCTATAAACAGTTCATGCCTTGTGGGGGTATACCCTACCTTTGTCTCCTACAATATCTGAATTTTAGTACATAACCTATCAAACAATGTAACTTGATTGAAACACCGAAAGTAAATACCCGCTCGTCAACAATTCGGGCAATGCTTTTTGACCCTAAGGTGTGTGAAAACTCTTGCATGCCACGTCTTTCCTTATTCTTCTCGGCTCTTTCCTAGACATTTTGCATTAGTATtaatattacaaataaatatatgtatgtaaAACATTTAATACGGTATTGACTTGCGTTATTACCCGATCTTTTTCGGTTAGCCATGTACCAATTGTGGTCTCTATATCATCTGCATTGTATAAGTGGAGATTTGGTGTTGTTTGCAACacatcttcaattttttcaccTTCCTTGAGCTGCAGAGATTGCTTCAAAGTGTGCTtgaaatcttttcttttctttccaaaatcctTGAAGGCAATATGTTGAACTCTTTCAATAGGTACATTGGTCTCCACATAGAATTTTTTCTgcataaaaattataattgcaTATCAATAAATATTTTGCCACTAATAATCAGTTCAACAAGTAttacaaagtaaaattaataaaaaaaaaaaaaaaaaattctcaagacaTGCACCTACCATAAGAACATCCCATATatcttgtttttgttgtgttgGTACCTTCCTCCAATCGCAAGTGTGAAAATCACAAAATTTTCCAGTTCTGACCAACATTGCACCAAGTCTACGAAATTTCATTCCTGCGATGCCTACTGGCAGACCAAGCCTATTACACCGCAGCACCACCTTCTCACCTTCCGGGATGCGCCAAATATCCGTGTGTGAAGGGACTTTCCTTGTGCCTATTACCCCATCTTTATCTGTATTTTGAAACAAGTAGCATTAATTATAAATGAAATAGTTATAGACATGatagtaatattattaaaaCATTAAAGCAATCGTGGACTGGAATATGTATGCTAAACATACTAATTGTGTGGAGCTCCCCACGTCCTAGTACTTGTGCTTGCGTCCCCTGTGTGGGAGTGGATGTTTGTGGCTCACTGTGGTCCTCTATTAGGTCACTACATCCCTCTAGGCCAGGAGTGGAGGTAGATGGACCAAGGCTATTCGGTACCTCCTCCGAATTGGGATCCTGCGTCTCCTCATCATCATAGGGTACAGAGGCCTCCACAGGTACTGGTGCACTTATCCTCACTGATTTGGACAGTGGCGGTAATGGCAGTATAGAGGCCTGCACAGATGGTGCACTTATCCTCACTGATTTGGACAGTGGCGGTAATGGCGGCGATACAGATGCCTGCACAGGTGGTGCGCTTATCCTCACTGATCTGGACAATGGCGatttctttggttttctttttgtccCCATTGCTACCTACCTACATAGTGCAACATAAATGTTAGAAGTAATAATGCAAACAACAAGAACAAAACATCAAGCTATCATAACATTATTTAATAAGATTATTAAATGGCTTACCAAAATATGTACAAACTACCGAGCATAAGGCTACATTTActtactccaaaaaaaaaaagactatgtTTCCTTATGCTCCCAACACCGAAACTTCGATGGCAGGAACATTGTCACGTGCACACTCAACATTATCATTGTCAGCATCATTTGGGTCCGCATTAATGTTTCGGTTATATGGCTCGTTCTCACGATAGTTGccattatcatcatcatcgttTTCTTCCCCCCCTTGGCCAATGTCGTACACGTGTCTTGGTTTTGTCCTAACTACGACAGTCCAGTCCGGGTGCCTCTCATCCTCAACATAGTATACTTGTGATACTTGAGAAGATAATAGGTATGGGTCATCAGTAATACGATCCCCCATATGGATTAGTCTTTTGAAACTCACAAGGGGGATCCCATATTCGTCCTCCTTATATCccttatttttctctatgtcagcccaatcacacttgaatAGCACATATCGAGACTCGTCGTAATATTGCACCTCGATTATGCGAGTTAACTTGCCGTAGTAGGTTGGGCCATCAACAGTTGGCACACATACTCCACAATTTTGAGATGTCTTTCCATTATCGTGGGACAAAATACGAAACAGCATGCCATTACTAACATAACGGCTATATTCTATAGCGGACCGCATCGGCCCTTTGGCATGCCATACAAGCTTATCACCCAACACATTTATGTGAATCTCATCCAATTGTTGAACCTGATATTTGGAAAGAGTTAAATAGATTCAATAATAAGTATGGCTTACTTTTCATATATTAGCATATACAACATAAATCTTACATAGACCCGGTACCAATCACAAAATTGGTCTCTATGCTTCTTAAGCAATTCAGTATCTGAATTTCGTTCCCTATTTTGTGTTTCCCTTAGCTTCTCCAAGTGCATCCTACGTTTAATCCACATGTAAAAGTTACTATCAACTGTATTATATGAGTgagtaataaaattaataaagctACTCACGTACAAAATGGAAGGAACTCGTCAAAGTTGAATAGAATATATCGGTGTACTTGTATCAATGTGTTTCCATCGAGGTTAACAGAAGTTACCGCCCCTCTAGATTCTTCAGGGTTCCTTAGAGGCCTATTATGGAATGTTGGTGTGTTGACAAGGTATCGCGAACAAAACGTCAATAATTCGGCCGCAATGTAACCTTCCGCAATAGAGCCTTCCGGTGCAGCTCTGTTGCGAACGGTAAATTTGTATCGACCAAGGGACCTACGATGCGTACAACAAATTATATACAGACAACTAAGTACATACACCTAAAGAATTATCCAATGTTAAATTTCAACAACTCAATCATTCATACCTCTCAACAGGATACATCCACCGATGGTGAACAGGACCTCCAAGCTTACATTCACGAACTAAATGTATGACTAGGTGCACCATCACTGTAAAAAAACCGGGAGGGAAAATCTTTTCCAAATTGCACAATATTATGGGGATTCTATCCTCAAGACGGTTCAGATCTTCTAATCGTAGTGTTTTGGAACAAATCTCCCTAAAGAAGCAAGACAAATCTATCAAAGGTTCAACGACCTTCTTTGGTAATGATCCGCGAAGTGCAATTGGAAGGAGTTGTTGCATGagtatgtggctgtcatgactcTTCAAACCTCCAATGGTACGTTCTTTAAGTTTTACACACCGTGACACATTTGAAGCATACCCATCAGGCACTCGTACATCCTTTATGACCTTCAAGAACTGATATTTCTCATCATTTGACATTGTGAAGCAAGCTGCAGGCAGATATGTCTTACCGTTATCGTTAGTAAATGGATTTAGTGTTGGTCTCAAACACATTTTTTGTAGGTCCTTACGTGCTTCatggttgtcttttgtttttccttttatgtCCAACAGTgtacatataatattattgagcaCGTTTTTTTCTAAGTGCATCACATCAATGTTGTGGCGTAAAATATTATCTTTCCAATAGGGCAATGTAAAGAAAATACTACGCTTCTTCCATATTATCCCGTCATCATCGGCAACAGTACTCCTTTGTCGTTTCTCCGCAACATGGCCAACAACATGTCCAAATACCTCTAATTGTCTCATGATCTCATCACCGCTTGGCACAAGAGGCGGAGTACCCATTTCTTGTGTACCATCAAATGCTCTCTTATTTCTTCTCCAACTATGATCCAAAGGCAACCATCGCCTATGCCCCATATAACATTGTTTATTGCCATAAGTTAACCAGGTAGACTGTGTAGAGTCCATACAACAAGGACACGCCTTTTTGCCTTTTGTActccaaccagataaatctgcataagCTGGAAaatcgtttattgtccacatcaaggcTGCACGCATCGTGAACTTCTTTTTCACTGATACATCAAAAGTTGACACTCCGACCTCCCATAATTCCTTTAATTCTGATATAAGAGATTGTAGATAGACATCTATTTTCATTCCAGGTGAACTTGGGCCTGAGATAATCAATGATAACATAAAATAtggttgtttcatgcacatccaaggaggcaagttgTACGGTATCAACATTACCGGCCAAGTACTGTGAGTTGTGCTCATattcccaaaaggattaaaaaTCCATCAGAGGATAAGCCAAGCCTCACACTACGTGGATCTGAGGCAAAGTTTGGGTAGAATGAATCGAATGTCTTCCAGGCTTCACCATCTGCCGGATGCCTTAGTACCCCATCTTTTGTACGCCCATGAGCATGCCACTTCATGTGTTTAGCTGTGTGATGTGATGTAAACAACCGTTGCAACCTTGGTATCAATGGAAACCACCACAACACCTTTGCCGGCTTTCGTTTAGATGTTCGTGATGACTCTTCTTCCTCACTAATGTCCTCCTTCCACTTCGACGCCTTGCATGACGTACATCGTTCTAACTTCTCGGTGTCcctccaaaacaacatacaatCATTGGGACAAGCAAGAATCTTTTCATATCCAAGTCCCAAGTCCCTCATATACTTTTTCGCCTCGTACGTGTCCTTAGGCAAAACAGCATTTGTTGGTAGCAACTCATTAATAAATTCAAGGAGGAGTGAGAATATCGTGTTACTGAATCTACCCATACACTTCAAATTATATAGACGCACAATAGCCCCCAATTTGCTATGCTTTGTATTCTCGTGGAGTGGGGTATTGGCATCCTTAAGTAAATCGAAGAACTTCCTCGTCTTCTCGTCAAAGTCATCTGAATCCTCTTGTACGGCTTCGGCTTGTGCACCAACTTCGGACCCACCTTTTTCGGCTCGTACGTCGTGCATGTTGAAAATGTCATGCAACATGGCATGCATCCCACTAGACCCGTCAAGGGGAGGCATCCTATTGGTGGGAGCCGTTACAGGGTCGTGTGATACGGACTCCCTATTAACAGAAGCGTTAATCTTTTCCCCATGCAGTACCCAATCGGTATAACCCTCCAAGATTCCTGGGCCCGTCATCAAATGGTCGTAGACAACTTCCTGTGTCAATGAGTTGCTCATGCGACAACGCTTACATGGGCACAAAATGAAGCCTGGTGTATTGGTGTTGCTAAATGCAAAATTCAGAAATGCTTCGATACCATCTAGATGCTCTTTTGAACCTCTAGACATTctcatccaactcttgtccatGGCTTGACTACAATTAATTTGACAAAACAGAGATctacaaaataattattaacatgaacaaacaaatagaaaatgaaaaggcAAAAACAGAGCATGAAGAGAAGATGAGCATACtattggtgtgtgtgtgtgaatgagTGAATGGCAAAAAATGAGTAAGATGAGTAAACTTCttctaatatattaatttcctTTGAAAGGTCTAGGTACAGCAAGCAACttattattttgattaaaagGATCTAAGCTTCCCGGAACTTCTTTTACATGGAACTTCTTttactattaattaattaaactttaTAAAGAGTTGACAGCGTCTCCTTTCTAGCATGGAACTTCTTttactattaattaattaaactttgTCCACATGCATAGCAAATCCTACTTTCTATGTTTCCTAGACATAACTGATGAGAAAGGTGTAGCCTGGCCCCCATCTTGAACCTAAATTTCCATaggaaagaaaattatatatataacttgatgCACATTTACAAAATTAAAGTCCAACAACCAATGTGGTCAACAACCCATCATTGGGTCTAGAGTTTCTTGACAGCACGCATCTTCTTGGTGAACAGGAATGCAAATCAAACTTATCCTCTAAAACATGCTCAGCATGAACAAaatcattacttttttttttttttggatgaaaaaaaactttataaagcCCAAACCAACAACAAAATCCCTCCAAACAGGTGCAAACTACTCAGAGCAGAGTGGACAACAACTAAGGAAAAACCAACaactaagaaaaaacaaaccatCACCTACACTTTCTGAATCAAATCAGATTCCATagcagaaacaaaaacaaaaaaaattacttttgcaAACATGCTCATCATGTTCGATCCATTGCAGGCAGGCAGGCAGCTCTAATGGTATGGAATTATTTGCTTATGAACTAACATtgaattctctctctcattaacTGTGTCTAGAAGAATGTATATATACAGTGCCGATCGATAACTTCGCATAGAAAATGAAGGGTTGGTTGGTTTATTATGTCTTCCTTCATATCACAAGCTGCCAAGTGGCAACAGTACTTGATCATTTCGTGGATTTCAcatgtaattattataaaatcactTTACCTGAATTTGTTCATGCTCGGATGCCCCTTCCTTCAAGTTTCTTAAGTACTAATTACTTGTTCAACGACAGAGACAGAAAAACCATAAAATCAAGTGGATAATATCTAGCCTCAAAATATGATTATTTCATAGCTAGAAGTGCATTAACATATATAAGAGTTAAAAACACGTatatcattatatatttttcccttccaacaaaaagaaaaaagaaaaataaaaagttcaacatatatatatatatatatatatatataaattataaaaaagaggTCCTCAAAGACAGAAGCAGCCGGGGTGCTTATGCCTTATAGCATGGACCTTGAAAAGCTGTGTCTCTCTAATGCGGTAGAGGATCTGATAGAAAAAAGCTGGGGCATCTCAGAAAGCCAGTGTTGTCGTCCTTAGGGACCCCTCTCAGCTCTTGGCTGGCTATGGTGCCTACACTTTATCCGCtgatttttttacttatcaaaaagtatatatttttaaattatgaccaaaaaaaaactttgtatgTACATGCTTGGGTGTTAACAAACAATTAAACCTTATATAATTGAACTGTCACTCCACTAAGTATTAAATCAGTAAAAGAACTCTAATCTTAACCAATGATATATATAGGGAGTCTATATACTTAATTATCACAATCGAATAACATGAGAAGATAACCTAAAgtaaaacaaacaatattgagGGAATTGAATCCCAGAAAATCTCGGTAAAAGGGGTTGTCACCGAGATTAAGGTCAGTCAAAAGTTATcaagaaacaaaactaaacattaataaacaaatcgATTTATCCTGTTGGAATATATTTTACATtcgtcccccccccccccccccttccacACCAAACAACAAGCATTAGGTAGTGGCCGGGTACGACGTACGAGTAACATATGCGGATACAGAGATCTCTTCACCGTATTCTTTACCTCCATAATGCCTCTGTTTTTAAACCATCACCCTGGACTACTTGggatttactattttttttttccttttcataagAAAAACAATGGATTTTCAGCTATATCCAAGCACTGatgttcagtttttaaaaacacttcaATTACAATATACCCAAACAGTCAAAGTTTCCCAGATTTTTTATCTATTAACCTAAGGTCGAAAAACAGgggaatcaaagaaaaaaaataggggaATCAACAAATGGGAGAGAAGAGAGCAGAGGTTACCTGCAATATCCTTTAGAGTGACGAAGAGAGCGCGCAGCTGCCGGCTGGAGGTGTGAGATTGTGCGAGCTtgtgaaaagagagagagagttcaggAGATTGTACGTGAATAACCTAACTAGATGGAGTTCCTTTCCTTTCAAAACAATCAGATGAGAACTAGCTAGGAATTATTCACGTGCTGTAATTGAAGTGTTTTTAAACAATCAAAGGAGAACTAGGAAATAATTAATCGTACGTGCTGTGAGACGTGGGAAATCAACGTGCGCGGGtgttttgaaatatttgtttctgTCGTTTCTATTAACAAAGGACGTTggctaattaaataattcaagTCGTTTTGTTGTGCAAATGACATGAATTATTCACGTCCTTTTTAAAAAAGGACGTGAGTTTTACGACCCTTATAAATGACGTGAATTCATGTCGTTTCCTCAACAAACGACGTAAATTCACATCCTTTATATTAAAGGACGTGAATTATTCACGTCGTTTTCCTAACAAACGACGTGAATCCACATCTCTTTTAAAAGTGATGTGAATTCACGTCCTTTTTTAAGAAGTGACGTAAATTTATATCCTTTTACACAAACGACGTGAATAATT is a window of Alnus glutinosa chromosome 4, dhAlnGlut1.1, whole genome shotgun sequence DNA encoding:
- the LOC133866203 gene encoding uncharacterized protein LOC133866203 yields the protein MLIPYNLPPWMCMKQPYFMLSLIISGPSSPGMKIDVYLQSLISELKELWEVGVSTFDVSVKKKFTMRAALMWTINDFPAYADLSGWSTKGKKACPCCMDSTQSTWLTYGNKQCYMGHRRWLPLDHSWRRNKRAFDGTQEMGTPPLVPSGDEIMRQLEVFGHVVGHVAEKRQRSTVADDDGIIWKKRSIFFTLPYWKDNILRHNIDVMHLEKNVLNNIICTLLDIKGKTKDNHEARKDLQKMCLRPTLNPFTNDNGKTYLPAACFTMSNDEKYQFLKVIKDVRVPDGYASNVSRCVKLKERTIGGLKSHDSHILMQQLLPIALRGSLPKKVVEPLIDLSCFFREICSKTLRLEDLNRLEDRIPIILCNLEKIFPPGFFTVMVHLVIHLVRECKLGGPVHHRWMYPVERSLGRYKFTVRNRAAPEGSIAEVDSNFYMWIKRRMHLEKLRETQNRERNSDTELLKKHRDQFCDWYRVYVQQLDEIHINVLGDKLVWHAKGPMRSAIEYSRYVSNGMLFRILSHDNGKTSQNCGVCVPTVDGPTYYGKLTRIIEVQYYDESRYVLFKCDWADIEKNKGYKEDEYGIPLVSFKRLIHMGDRITDDPYLLSSQVSQVYYVEDERHPDWTVVVRTKPRHVYDIGQGGEENDDDDNGNYRENEPYNRNINADPNDADNDNVECARDNVPAIEVSVLGA
- the LOC133866204 gene encoding uncharacterized protein LOC133866204, with amino-acid sequence MDKSWMRMSRGSKEHLDGIEAFLNFAFSNTNTPGFILCPCKRCRMSNSLTQEVVYDHLMTGPGILEGYTDWVLHGEKINASVNRESVSHDPVTAPTNRMPPLDGSSGMHAMLHDIFNMHDVRAEKGGSEVGAQAEAVQEDSDDFDEKTRKFFDLLKDANTPLHENTKHSKLGAIVRLYNLKCMGRFSNTIFSLLLEFINELLPTNAVLPKDTYEAKKYMRDLGLGYEKILACPNDCMLFWRDTEKLERCTSCKASKWKEDISEEEESSRTSKRKPAKVLWWFPLIPRLQRLFTSHHTAKHMKWHAHGRTKDGVLRHPADGEAWKTFDSFYPNFASDPRSVRLGLSSDGFLILLGI